One part of the Phragmites australis chromosome 3, lpPhrAust1.1, whole genome shotgun sequence genome encodes these proteins:
- the LOC133911414 gene encoding peroxisomal membrane protein 11-1-like: MSSLDATRAELGLVVLYLNKAEARDKICRAIQYGSKFISNGQPGTAQNVDRATTLARKVFRLLKWVNDLHALISPPAKGTPLTLVLLGKSKNALLSTFLFLDQFVWAGRSGIIKNKEGTDRVARLSLYCWMASSVCAGLVELGELKRLSKSMRKLARELRGTDKYENEQYRSKMRQSDERLLALVKAAMDVVVAIGLLQLAPKKVTPRVTGTFGFITSLISCYQQLPSRAPAAKVKA, from the exons atgagctCGTTAGATGCCACAAGAGCTGAGCTCGGCCTCGTGGTTCTGTACCTGAACAAAGCCGAGGCTCGGGACAAGATCTGCAGGGCGATTCAATACGGGTCAAAGTTCATAAGCAACGGGCAGCCTGGCACGGCACAGAACGTCGATAGAGCGACCACCTTAGCTCGAAAAGTTTTTCGGCTTCTCAAG TGGGTCAATGATCTGCATGCTCTTATCAGCCCGCCTGCTAAAGGGACTCCTCTTACACTGGTCCTGCTTGGGAAG TCAAAAAATGCGCTGCTTTCGACGTTCTTGTTCCTGGATCAATTTGTGTGGGCAGGACGATCGGGGATAATCAAG AACAAGGAGGGGACGGACCGGGTTGCCAGGCTATCCCTGTACTGCTGGATGGCTTCTTCTGTCTGTGCAGGTCTAGTTGAG CTAGGAGAGCTTAAAAGGCTATCGAAATCGATGAGGAAGCTCGCAAGAGAGCTGAGGGGAACCGATAAGTACGAG AATGAACAGTACCGCAGCAAAATGAGACAGTCAGATGAACGTCTCCTGGCTCTGGTCAAGGCGGCCATGGACGTGGTCGTAGCCATCGGGCTTCTTCAGTTAGCGCCCAAGAAGGTCACTCCGAGAGTGACAGGAACGTTTGGATTCATAACCTCGCTCATCTCCTGTTATCAG CAACTTCCTTCACGTGCTCCTGCGGCCAAGGTCAAGGCATGA
- the LOC133911415 gene encoding riboflavin biosynthesis protein PYRD, chloroplastic-like, producing MASSLVSRPVRFTSIASPSPARLAIGGVRCQAQAATGATDALYMRRCVELARKAAGHTSPNPMVGCVIVRDGRVVGEGFHPKAGQPHAEVFALRDAGDLAENATAYVSLEPCNHYGRTPPCTEALINAKVKEVVVGMTDPNPIVASKGIERLQGAGIDVRVGVEEALCRRLNEAYIHRMLTGKAFATLRTTLSMNGIVINQIGRGANQSGGYYSELVKEYDGVIISSHLAKMSTLPISREPDAKQPLYIIIAQGESSRLHIPFLSEEHTSKAIVLADSPVTVEPSGVEVAVLRQIDFESILQLLAQRGLCSVLVDFREVGEGFASLLNDFQEEKLVQKVVVELLPVWLVSEGLSNLVFGGSQSFPLKDVEHKEVNGSVLLEGYV from the exons ATGGCCTCCTCGCTCGTCTCGCGCCCCGTCCGCTTCACCTCCATCGCCTCCCCGTCCCCCGCTCGCCTCGCAATCGGGGGCGTGCGGTGCCAGGCGCAGGCTGCCACGGGGGCCACGGACGCGCTCTACATGCGGCGATGCGTGGAGCTGGCGCGCAAGGCGGCCGGCCACACCAGCCCCAACCCCATGGTCGGCTGCGTCATCGTCCGCGACGGACGCGTCGTCGGAGAGGGCTTCCACCCCAAGGCCGGCCAGCCCCACGCCGAG GTATTTGCCCTGAGAGATGCAGGTGATTTAGCTGAGAATGCAACGGCTTATGTGAGCTTGGAGCCCTGCAACCATTATGGAAGGACCCCTCCCTGTACTGAAGCACTCATCAATGCAAAAGTAAAGGAAGTTGTTGTGGGGATGACCGACCCAAATCCTATTGTGGCATCCAAAGGGATTGAAAGGCTACAAGGTGCCGGGATAGATGTGAGGGTGGGCGTGGAGGAAGCGTTATGCCGCAGACTAAATGAGGCTTACATCCATCGTATGCTTACAGGGAAGGCCTTTGCAACTTTGAG AACTACACTCTCGATGAACGGAATCGTCATAAATCAAATTGGGAGGGGAGCTAATCAGTCAGGAGGATACTACTCCGAGTTGGTGAAAGAATACGATGGAGTTATAATTTCAAGCCACCTGGCCAAGATGTCAACCTTGCCTATATCACGCGAACCTGATGCAAAACAACCTCTTTATATCATCATAGCACAGGGCGAAAGTTCCCGATTACATATCCCCTTTCTCAGTGAAGAGCATACTTCTAAGGCCATAGTTCTTGCTGATAGTCCTGTCACCGTGGAACCATCAGGAGTTGAAGTTGCTGTCCTTCGTCAGATAGACTTCGAGTCCATTCTTCAGCTTCTTGCACAGCGAGGGCTTTGCAGTGTGCTGGTGGATTTCAGAGAAGTCGGAGAAGGCTTTGCGTCACTTCTGAACGACTTCCAGGAGGAGAAGCTGGTGCAGAAGGTTGTTGTGGAGCTCCTGCCTGTTTGGCTCGTGAGCGAAGGGCTCAGCAACCTGGTGTTTGGTGGCAGTCAATCGTTTCCGCTGAAGGATGTGGAGCACAAGGAGGTGAATGGAAGTGTGCTGCTGGAGGGCTATGTGTAG
- the LOC133911416 gene encoding protein-ribulosamine 3-kinase, chloroplastic, giving the protein MAANGALLSASSPSTSAASSLLPRRPLHRPFLASRRRVSSRVTIMAALGDDPIREWILTEGKATQITGIRSIGGGCINSAQRYDTDAAPFFVKTNSRIGPAMFEGEALGLKAMYDTKSIRVPLPYKVGSLPTGGSFIIMEFIEFGRSRGDQSALGRKLAEMHKAAKSDKGYGFHVDNTIGSTPQINTWTADWIEFYSKHRLGYQLELASRRFGDSAIYEKGQRLIKNMRPLFDGAVIEPCLLHGDLWSGNISSDTSGDPVILDPACYYGHNEAEFGMSWCAGFGGDFYNSYFQVMPKQPGFEKRRDLYLLYHYLNHYNLFGSGYRSSAMSIIEDYLYLLAA; this is encoded by the exons ATGGCCGCAAACGGGGCGCTGCTCTCCGCCTCCTCGCCCTCCActtccgccgcctcctcgctccTCCCTCGCCGTCCTCTACATCGCCCCTTCCTCGCCTCCCGCCGAAGGGTGAGCTCCCGGGTCACCATCA TGGCGGCGTTAGGCGATGACCCAATCAGGGAATGGATTCTTACAGAAGGGAAGGCCACGCAGATTACAGGGATCAGGTCAATTGGGGGTGGCTGCATTAACTCCGCTCAGCGATATGATACTGACGCTGCCCCCTTCTTTGTAAAGACCAATAG CCGCATTGGTCCAGCGATGTTTGAAGGGGAAGCTCTTGGTCTCAAGGCAATGTATGACACAAAGTCTATCCGTGTTCCTTTGCCATACAAG GTAGGATCGTTACCAACTGGTGGTTCTTTTATCATCATGGAGTTTATTGAATTTGGTCGCTCTAGGGGAGACCAG tCAGCTTTGGGAAGGAAGCTTGCTGAAATGCATAAGGCTGCTAAATCTGATAAGGGATATGGTTTCCATGTTGACAATACTATTGGAAG CACTCCACAAATTAACACTTGGACTGCTGATTGGATTGAGTTTTACTCAAAGCATAGATTGGGCTACCAGTTGGAGTTGGCATCACGGCGATTCGGAGATTCAGCTATATACGAAAAAG GTCAGCGATTGATCAAGAATATGCGTCCACTTTTTGATGGCGCTGTTATTGAGCCCTGTTTGCTTCACGGTGATTTGTGGAGCGGAAACATTAGCTCCGATACTAGCGGAGATCCTGTAATATTGGATCCTGCTTGCTACT ATGGGCACAACGAGGCAGAGTTTGGGATGTCCTGGTGTGCTGGATTCGGTGGGGACTTCTATAACTCCTATTTTCAG GTGATGCCGAAACAACCAGGCTTTGAGAAGAGGAGGGACCTCTATCTTCTCTACCACTACCTGAATCACTACAATCTTTTTGGCTCTGGGTATCGTTCATCAGCTATGTCCATAATCGAAGACTACTTATATCTGCTGGCGGCTTAG
- the LOC133911413 gene encoding vacuolar protein 8-like: MSLQGDPTAAGEETAEELLARVRGMVPAALAAATAAGGFPGRWKAIAAKLERLPACLSDLSSHPCFAKNALCRELLQSVADTLAEATELAGRCREPPTTGKLQTQSAIDALAGKLDLNLRDCALLVKTGVLSDASGPSLPAEATAGTAPSVAQPDVRELLARLQIGHTEAKNRAVDGLLEALHKDERSVLSVLGRANVSAMVQLLTASAPMVREKAATVICHLAESGSCEGLLVSEGVLPPLIRLAESGSLVGREKAAITLHRLSMSPDIARAIVGHGGAGPLIEICQTGDSISQSAAAGALKNLSVVPEVRQALADEGIVRVMVNLLDCGAVLGSKEHAAECLQNLTSSNDSLRRAVVSEGGLRSLLLYLDGPLPQESAVSALQNLVGFVSPDSLVSLSVLPRLVHVLRVGSIGAQQAAAAAICRISSSAATKRVVGEHGCMPLLVRMLEAKSNGAREVAAQAVASLVSYPPNAREMKKDEKSVPSLVQLLDPSPLNTAKKYAISCLLSLSATRRCKKLMISHGAIGYLKKLSDMDVAGAKKLLERLERGRMRSLFSSK, from the coding sequence ATGAGCCTGCAGGGCGACCCGACCGCGGCCGGGGAGGAGACGGCGGAGGAGCTGCTCGCGCGAGTCAGGGGGATGGTGCCGGCGGCGCtggcagcggcgacggcggcgggagGGTTTCCGGGACGGTGGAAGGCGATCGCCGCTAAGCTGGAGAGGCTCCCGGCGTGCCTGTCGGACCTGTCCAGCCACCCTTGCTTCGCCAAGAACGCGCTTTGCCGCGAGCTGCTGCAGTCGGTGGCCGACACGCTCGCCGAGGCGACCGAGCTCGCGGGGCGGTGCCGGGAGCCGCCTACAACCGGTAAGCTGCAGACGCAGAGCGCCATCGACGCGCTCGCCGGCAAGCTGGACCTCAACCTCCGCGACTGCGCGCTGCTTGTCAAGACTGGCGTGCTGTCTGATGCCTCCGGCCCATCGCTTCCGGCAGAGGCTACGGCGGGGACCGCCCCGTCGGTGGCGCAACCGGACGTCCGGGAGCTGCTCGCGAGGCTGCAGATCGGGCATACCGAGGCGAAGAACCGAGCGGTGGACGGGCTTCTTGAGGCGCTGCACAAGGACGAGAGGAGCGTCCTCTCGGTGCTCGGCCGCGCCAATGTCTCCGCGATGGTGCAGCTGCTCACGGCGTCGGCACCCATGGTGCGGGAGAAGGCAGCCACGGTCATATGCCACCTTGCGGAGTCCGGCAGCTGCGAGGGGCTACTCGTGTCGGAGGGCGTCCTGCCGCCGCTCATCAGGTTAGCCGAGTCCGGCAGCCTCGTTGGCCGCGAGAAGGCCGCAATCACGCTGCACCGCCTGTCCATGTCACCTGACATTGCACGCGCAATTGTTGGCCACGGTGGCGCCGGCCCGCTCATTGAGATCTGTCAGACAGGGGATTCCATCTCCCAGTCCGCTGCGGCCGGCGCGCTCAAGAACCTCTCGGTGGTACCAGAAGTGCGACAGGCATTGGCTGACGAAGGAATTGTCCGTGTCATGGTCAACCTGCTGGATTGCGGCGCCGTGCTCGGCTCCAAGGAGCACGCTGCCGAGTGCCTGCAGAACCTCACGTCCAGCAACGACAGCTTGCGGCGGGCCGTCGTGTCGGAGGGCGGGCTGCGCAGCCTGCTCCTCTACCTCGACGGTCCGTTGCCTCAGGAGTCCGCGGTGAGCGCGCTGCAGAACCTCGTAGGCTTTGTCTCTCCCGACAGCCTCGTGTCACTCAGCGTGCTGCCTCGGCTGGTCCATGTGCTCAGAGTCGGGTCAATCGGGGCGCAGcaggcagcggcagcggcgatCTGCCGGATCTCCAGCTCAGCTGCCACGAAGCGCGTTGTGGGCGAGCACGGCTGCATGCCGCTGCTCGTGCGCATGCTGGAGGCCAAGTCGAACGGGGCGCGCGAGGTCGCCGCGCAGGCCGTGGCGAGCCTGGTGAGCTACCCTCCCAACGCCCGGGAGATGAAGAAGGACGAGAAGAGCGTGCCCAGCCTGGTGCAGCTGCTGGACCCGAGCCCCCTGAACACGGCCAAGAAGTACGCCATCTCGTGCCTGCTGTCGCTCTCGGCGACAAGGCGGTGCAAGAAGCTGATGATCTCGCACGGCGCCATCGGGTACCTCAAGAAGCTCTCCGACATGGACGTCGCCGGCGCCAAGAAGCTGCTCGAGAGGCTGGAGCGCGGCAGGATGCGCAGCCTCTTCAGTAGCAAGTAG